The region ATCGATTCTCCCCCCGCCGGCAGATTCCCCGACGCCTTCTACCTCGCATCACTGTCGAACGTCGTTTTCGTTATAGCAAAATACGGTATCGTTCAGCGGCAACCAACCGCCAGGCTCCTCCGCAAGATTTCGACTCCGGACCTTCTTACCTCTGGCTTCATCGTCAACGGCGCTCTTGGTGTTTCAGAGTGAACGCGCGGCGTGGCATCCCTGCCAGGGCGGGTACCGCGAAGAGAGACCCAGGCATGAGTTTGCTTTGGGAGAGTCTCAGATCGCAACCCTTGCGAATGCTGACCGGGCTCATGTTGATCGGAGTCAATCGAGCGGCCTTCCTTGTCCTTCCCGGCTCGCTCGGTCTCATGGTCGATCGCGTCCTTGTTAAGCACCAGTCATCCGCCATGCCTTCCATCCTCGCAGCCGTTGCTGGCGCGACCGCTCTTCAGACGCTCACCGGCCTCATGCTGGATCTGCTCCTTGGATACAGTTGCCAGAATGCGATCGCGTCCATGCGGACCAGGGTGCAGGCTCACATAATGGATCTCCCCACCTCCTTCTTCGATCATCAGCTCAGCGGAGTCCTCGCTGCGAGGGTCATGAAGGACTCGGAGAAGTTGCGCGACTTCATCGGTCCCGTCGCGCTCGAATCGGTTGCAGCGATTGTTACTGGAGGTCTTGCCTTCGGCGGCATGATCTTCCTCAGCGTAAAGCTCACCCTGCCGCTCGTAGTCTTACTCGCAGTCCTGGCGGGAGTCATGCGCTGGGCTGCCGGAGACGTACGTGCGCGTTACGCAGAGATCGCGCACCTGCAAAGCATCATGGCCGGCAGGCTGAGTGAGTCGATCGCCGGTGTCCGAGTGGTCAAGGCTTATGCCGCTGAGCCGCGTGAAGCGATCGTCTTCGCCAGTCAAAGCCAGGTTCTGGAGGATGCGACTGTTCAGGTACAGATGCATCAGGCGCGTTCCACGGCGGGGGCATCCCTGGCCTTTAGCCTGATCGGCTTGCTCCTCTTGTATGCAGGTACGTTGCAGGTTCTTGCGGGCGCTCTGACCGTAGGCCGCCTGGTAACCTACTGCGCCTTCCTCGCCTGTGCAACGCAAGCCGCGCGGCAGGTAGGAGGGCTGCGCATGCAGTTCGCTTCCAGTCTTGCCTCGCTCGACCGCATCGCCTCCATTCTCCGCGAGTCTCCTGAGGATGCGGGTAAGCGACACCCAGAGGTGCCCCCGGTGACAGGCGTTGTCCGCGTCCACGGAGTAAGCTTCGCCTACACCCCAGCTCAAACCGTCTTGCACGATATCTCCTTCACCGCAACGCCAGGCACGCTGACCGCCCTCGTTGGGTCGAGCGGTTCGGGCAAATCCACACTCTGCGCCCTGTTGTGCGCTTTCTACCGGCCCACCTCAGGCTCCGTACTGATCGACGATGTCAATCTAGCCTCTCGTTCTCTGGGAGACTTCCGCGATCAACTGGGCGTCGTCTTTCAGGACCCGTTCCTCTTCAGCGGCAGCATCCGGGAAAACGTACTTATCGCACGCCCGTCTGCAACGGAAGCAGAGCTAATGGAGTGCTACGAACTCGTTCGCCTCGACAGATTCGTAGACCGCCTGCCTGACCGTTACGAGACCCTCGTGGGTGAGCGAGGAGTTCGTCTCTCGGGCGGAGAGCGCCAACGTATCTGCATGGCCCGCGCGCTTCTGCGTGATCCCCGCCTTCTTCTGCTCGATGAACCAACCAGCTCTCTTGATGAGGAAAGCGAACACTACTTCAGGGAGACTCTCGGCCACCTCATCCCCCGCCGTACTGCAATCGTGATCGCGCATCGGCTCTCTACGATCAGGCGTGCCGA is a window of Granulicella tundricola MP5ACTX9 DNA encoding:
- a CDS encoding ABC transporter ATP-binding protein translates to MLTGLMLIGVNRAAFLVLPGSLGLMVDRVLVKHQSSAMPSILAAVAGATALQTLTGLMLDLLLGYSCQNAIASMRTRVQAHIMDLPTSFFDHQLSGVLAARVMKDSEKLRDFIGPVALESVAAIVTGGLAFGGMIFLSVKLTLPLVVLLAVLAGVMRWAAGDVRARYAEIAHLQSIMAGRLSESIAGVRVVKAYAAEPREAIVFASQSQVLEDATVQVQMHQARSTAGASLAFSLIGLLLLYAGTLQVLAGALTVGRLVTYCAFLACATQAARQVGGLRMQFASSLASLDRIASILRESPEDAGKRHPEVPPVTGVVRVHGVSFAYTPAQTVLHDISFTATPGTLTALVGSSGSGKSTLCALLCAFYRPTSGSVLIDDVNLASRSLGDFRDQLGVVFQDPFLFSGSIRENVLIARPSATEAELMECYELVRLDRFVDRLPDRYETLVGERGVRLSGGERQRICMARALLRDPRLLLLDEPTSSLDEESEHYFRETLGHLIPRRTAIVIAHRLSTIRRADQILVLDSGRIVERGDHLTLMALRGHYFRLFQSQPGAHDPAV